Proteins from one Ictidomys tridecemlineatus isolate mIctTri1 chromosome 14, mIctTri1.hap1, whole genome shotgun sequence genomic window:
- the Adgra2 gene encoding adhesion G protein-coupled receptor A2 isoform X1, whose translation MGARGRRMRGAPARLLLPLLPWLLLLAPETQGAPGCPVPIRSCKCSGERPKGLSGGTPNPARRRVVCGGGDLPEPPEPGLLPNGTVTLLLSNNKITGLRNGSFLGLYLLEKLDLRNNVISTVQPGAFLGLGELKRLDLSNNRIGCLTSETFQGLPKLLRLNISGNIFSSLQPGVFDELPALKIVDFGTEFLTCDCHLRWLLPWARNHSLQLSDHTLCAYPSALRAQTLGSLQEAQLRCEGALELHTHHLIPSLRQVVFQGDRLPFQCSASYLGNDTHIRWYHNRAPVEGDEQAGILLAESLIHDCTFITSELTLSHIGVWASGEWECSVSTVQGNTSKKVEIVVLESSASYCPAERVANNRGDFRWPRTLAGITAYQSCLQYPFTSVPLSGGAPGTRASRRCDRAGRWEPGDYSHCLYTNDITRVLYTFVLMPINASNALTLAHQLRVYTAEAASFSDMMDVVYVAQMIQKFLGYVDQIKELVEVMVDMASNLMLVDEHLLWLAQREDKACSGIVGALERIGGAALSPHAQHISVNSRNVALEAYLIKPHSYVGLTCTAFQRREGGLSGGRLGGPGQNALPEPEPPADQQLRFRCTTGRPNISLSSFHIKNSVALASIQLPPSLFSSLPAALAPPVPPDCTLQLLVFRNGRLFRSHGNTSRPGAAGPGKRRGVATPVIFAGTSGCGVGNLTEPVAVSLRHWAEGADPMAAWWSQEGPGGWSSEGCRLRSSQPNVSSLHCQHLGNVAVLMELSAFPREAGGSGAGLHPVVYPCTALLLLCLFSTIITYILNHSSIHVSRKGWHMLLNLCFHMAMTSAVFAGGITLTNYQMVCQAVGITLHYSSLSTLLWMGVKARVLHKELTWRAPPPQEGDPAPPAPRPMLRFYLIAGGIPLIICGITAAVNIHNYRDHGPYCWLVWRPSLGAFYIPVALILLITWIYFLCAGLHLRGPLAQSTKAGNSRISLEPGEEMRGSTRLRSSGALLSDSGSLLATGSAGVATPGPLEDGDVLYSPGVQLGALMTTHFLYLAMWACGALAVSQRWLPRVVCSCLYGVAASALGLFVFTHHCARRRDVRASWRACCPPASPSASHTPPRALPAPLEDGSPVLGERPASLKSSPSGSSGHMPPLGPCKLTNLQLAQSQVCEAGVAARGEGEPEPTGSRGSLVARHPNNLHHGRRVHKSRAKGHRAGEAGGKNRLKALRTGAAPGAPELLSSESGSLHNSPSDSYPGSSRNSPGAGLPLEGEPMLTPSEGSDTSVAPLPETGRPGQRRSASRDNLKGGGALEKESKRRSYPLNTANLNGAPKGGKYDDVNMTGAEVAGGGCMKTGLWKSETTV comes from the exons GGACCTAAGGAACAATGTCATCAGCACTGTGCAGCCTGGAGCCTTCCTGGGCCTAGGGGAGCTGAAGCGTTT AGATCTTTCCAACAACCGGATTGGCTGTCTCACCTCTGAGACCTTCCAAGGTCTTCCCAAGCTTCTCCGACT AAACATATCTGGAAACATATTCTCCAGTCTGCAACCCGGGGTCTTTGATGAGCTGCCAGCCCTTAAGATTGT AGACTTTGGCACAGAGTTCCTGACCTGTGACTGCCACCTTCGCTGGCTGCTGCCCTGGGCCCGGAATCACTCCCTGCAGCTGTCGGACCACACACTCTGTGCCTATCCCAGCGCCTTGCGTGCCCAGACCCTGGGCAGCCTCCAAGAGGCTCAGCTCCGCTGTG AGGGGGCCCTGGAGCTGCACACACACCACCTCATCCCATCCCTGCGCCAAGTGGTGTTCCAGGGTGACCGGCTGCCCTTCCAGTGTTCTGCCAGCTACTTGGGCAACGACACCCACATTCGCTGGTACCACAACCGGGCCCCTGTGGAGGGTGATGAGCAGGCAGGCATCCTCCTGGCTGAAAGCCTCATTCATGACTGCACCTTCATCACCAG CGAGCTGACCCTGTCTCACATCGGCGTGTGGGCCTCAGGCGAGTGGGAATGCTCCGTGTCCACGGTCCAGGGCAACACCAGCAAGAAGGTGGAGATTGTGGTGCTGGAGTCCTCGGCCTCCTACTGCCCTGCTGAGCGTGTTGCCAACAACCGTGGGGACTTCAG GTGGCCTCGAACTCTTGCTGGCATCACAGCCTACCAGTCCTGCCTACAGTATCCCTTTACCTCGGTGCCCCTGAGTGGGGGCGCTCCAGGCACCCGAGCCTCCCGCCGATGTGACCGAGCTGGCCGCTGGGAACCCGGGGACTACTCTCATTGTCTGTACACCAATGACATCACCCGGGTGCTCTATACCTTTGTGCTG atgcccatcaatgcCTCCAATGCGCTGACCCTGGCCCACCAGCTGCGAGTGTACACGGCTGAGGCTGCCAGCTTCTCGGACATGATGGATGTAGTCTATGTGGCTCAGATGATCCAGAAATTTTTGGGTTATGTCGACCAGATCAAAGAG ctggtggaggtgatggtggacaTGGCCAGTAACCTGATGCTGGTGGATGAACACCTGCTGTGGCTGGCCCAGCGCGAGGACAAGGCCTGCAGTGGCATCGTGGGTGCCCTGGAGCGCATCGGGGGTGCTGCCCTCAGCCCCCATGCCCAGCACATCTCTGTG AACTCAAGGAATGTGGCATTGGAGGCCTACCTCATCAAGCCACACAGCTATGTGGGCCTGACCTGCACAGCCTtccagaggagggaaggaggactgTCAGGTGGACGGCTGGGAGGCCCTGGCCAGAACGCCCTGCCCGAACCTGAGCCCCCAGCTGATCAGCAGCTCCGCTTCCGCTGCACCACCGGGAGGCCCAACATTTCTCTGTCATCCTTCCACATCAAG AACAGCGTGGCCCTGGCCTCCATCCAGCTGCCCCCTAGCCTGTTCTCATCCCTTCCGGCTGCCCTGGCTCCTCCAGTACCTCCAGACTGCACCCTGCAACTCCTCGTCTTCCGAAACGGCCGCCTCTTCCGCAGCCATGGCAACACCTCCCGCCCAGGAGCTGCTGGGCCTGGCAAGAGGCGTGGTGTGGCCACCCCAGTCATCTTTGCAGGAACCA GTGGCTGTGGCGTGGGAAACCTGACTGAGCCTGTGGCTGTTTCACTGCGGCACTGGGCTGAGGGGGCTGACCCCATGGCAGCTTGGTGGAgccaggaggggcctgggggaTGGAGCTCTGAGGGCTGTCGGCTCCGCTCCAGTCAGCCCAATGTCAGCTCCCTACACTGCCAGCACCTGGGCAACGTGGCTGTCCTCATG GAGCTGAGTGCTTTCCCCAGGGAGGCAGGGGGCTCTGGGGCTGGGTTGCATCCTGTCGTGTACCCGTGCACAGCcctgctgctgctctgcctctTCTCCACCATCATCACCTACATCCTCAACCACAG CTCTATTCATGTGTCCCGGAAGGGTTGGCACATGCTGCTGAACCTGTGTTTCCACATGGCCATGACCTCTGCTGTCTTTGCCGGGGGCATCACACTCACCAACTACCAGATGGTCTGCCAGGCG GTGGGCATCACTCTGCACTACTCTTCATTGTCCACACTGCTCTGGATGGGGGTGAAGGCCCGAGTCCTGCACAAGGAGCTCACCTGGAGGGCACCCCCTCCACAAGAAGGGGACCCTGCCCCGCCTGCTCCCCGCCCCATGCTCCG GTTCTACTTGATTGCTGGAGGCATTCCACTCATCATCTGTGGCATCACCGCTGCAGTCAACATCCACAACTACCGGGACCACGGTCCCTA CTGCTGGCTGGTGTGGCGTCCTAGCCTCGGAGCCTTCTACATCCCGGTAGCTTTGATTCTGCTGATCACCTGGATCTACTTCCTGTGTGCAGGGCTGCATTTGCGGGGTCCTCTGGCACAGAGCACAAAGGCAGGCAACAGCAGGATCTCCTTGGAGCCTGGAGAGGAGATGAGGGGTTCCACCCGACTCAGGAGCAGCGGTGCCCTTCTGAGTGACTCAGGCTCCCTTCTGGCTACTGGGAGCGCTGGAGTGGCGACTCCCGGGCCCCTGGAGGACGGTGACGTCCTCTATTCTCCGGGAGTCCAGCTGGGGGCGCTGATGACCACACATTTCCTGTACCTGGCTATGTGGGCCTGCGGGGCTCTGGCAGTGTCCCAGCGCTGGCTGCCCCGGGTAGTGTGCAGTTGTCTGTATGGGGTGGCGGCCTCTGCCCTGGGCCTCTTCGTCTTCACTCATCATTGTGCCAGGCGCAGGGACGTTAGGGCCTCCTGGCGTgcctgctgtcctcctgcctcgcCTTCGGCCTCCCACACCCCACCCCGAGCCCTGCCCGCCCCCCTAGAGGACGGTTCCCCTGTGCTGGGGGAGAGGCCCGCCTCCCTCAAATCCTCTCCCAGCGGCAGCAGCGGCCACATGCCACCACTGGGCCCCTGCAAGCTCACCAACCTACAGCTGGCCCAGAGTCAGGTGTGCGAGGCAGGGGTTGCAGCACGTGGGGAAGGGGAGCCAGAGCCCACGGGCTCCCGGGGGAGCCTTGTTGCCCGCCACCCCAACAACTTGCACCATGGGCGCCGAGTGCACAAGAGTCGGGCCAAGGGGCACCGCGCGGGGGAAGCTGGGGGCAAGAACCGGCTCAAGGCCCTGCGTACAGGAGCGGCCCCCGGGGCGCCAGAGCTGCTATCCAGCGAGAGCGGCAGCCTGCACAACAGCCCTTCCGACAGCTACCCAGGCAGCAGCCGCAACAGCCCGGGCGCCGGCCTCCCGCTGGAGGGCGAGCCCATGCTCACCCCATCCGAGGGCAGCGACACCAGCGTCGCACCACTCCCGGAGACCGGGCGGCCGGGTCAGCGCCGCAGCGCCAGCCGCGACAATCTCAAAGGCGGCGGCGCGctggagaaagaaagcaagcGCCGCTCGTACCCGCTCAACACAGCCAACCTGAACGGCGCCCCCAAGGGGGGCAAGTACGACGATGTCAACATGACAGGCGCAGAGGTGGCTGGGGGCGGTTGCATGAAGACAGGCCTCTGGAAGAGCGAAACCACCGTCTAG
- the Adgra2 gene encoding adhesion G protein-coupled receptor A2 isoform X2: MLWSRAGAFKGPSGERCPRENLAVDRSPRLLSNNKITGLRNGSFLGLYLLEKLDLRNNVISTVQPGAFLGLGELKRLDLSNNRIGCLTSETFQGLPKLLRLNISGNIFSSLQPGVFDELPALKIVDFGTEFLTCDCHLRWLLPWARNHSLQLSDHTLCAYPSALRAQTLGSLQEAQLRCEGALELHTHHLIPSLRQVVFQGDRLPFQCSASYLGNDTHIRWYHNRAPVEGDEQAGILLAESLIHDCTFITSELTLSHIGVWASGEWECSVSTVQGNTSKKVEIVVLESSASYCPAERVANNRGDFRWPRTLAGITAYQSCLQYPFTSVPLSGGAPGTRASRRCDRAGRWEPGDYSHCLYTNDITRVLYTFVLMPINASNALTLAHQLRVYTAEAASFSDMMDVVYVAQMIQKFLGYVDQIKELVEVMVDMASNLMLVDEHLLWLAQREDKACSGIVGALERIGGAALSPHAQHISVNSRNVALEAYLIKPHSYVGLTCTAFQRREGGLSGGRLGGPGQNALPEPEPPADQQLRFRCTTGRPNISLSSFHIKNSVALASIQLPPSLFSSLPAALAPPVPPDCTLQLLVFRNGRLFRSHGNTSRPGAAGPGKRRGVATPVIFAGTSGCGVGNLTEPVAVSLRHWAEGADPMAAWWSQEGPGGWSSEGCRLRSSQPNVSSLHCQHLGNVAVLMELSAFPREAGGSGAGLHPVVYPCTALLLLCLFSTIITYILNHSSIHVSRKGWHMLLNLCFHMAMTSAVFAGGITLTNYQMVCQAVGITLHYSSLSTLLWMGVKARVLHKELTWRAPPPQEGDPAPPAPRPMLRFYLIAGGIPLIICGITAAVNIHNYRDHGPYCWLVWRPSLGAFYIPVALILLITWIYFLCAGLHLRGPLAQSTKAGNSRISLEPGEEMRGSTRLRSSGALLSDSGSLLATGSAGVATPGPLEDGDVLYSPGVQLGALMTTHFLYLAMWACGALAVSQRWLPRVVCSCLYGVAASALGLFVFTHHCARRRDVRASWRACCPPASPSASHTPPRALPAPLEDGSPVLGERPASLKSSPSGSSGHMPPLGPCKLTNLQLAQSQVCEAGVAARGEGEPEPTGSRGSLVARHPNNLHHGRRVHKSRAKGHRAGEAGGKNRLKALRTGAAPGAPELLSSESGSLHNSPSDSYPGSSRNSPGAGLPLEGEPMLTPSEGSDTSVAPLPETGRPGQRRSASRDNLKGGGALEKESKRRSYPLNTANLNGAPKGGKYDDVNMTGAEVAGGGCMKTGLWKSETTV; encoded by the exons GGACCTAAGGAACAATGTCATCAGCACTGTGCAGCCTGGAGCCTTCCTGGGCCTAGGGGAGCTGAAGCGTTT AGATCTTTCCAACAACCGGATTGGCTGTCTCACCTCTGAGACCTTCCAAGGTCTTCCCAAGCTTCTCCGACT AAACATATCTGGAAACATATTCTCCAGTCTGCAACCCGGGGTCTTTGATGAGCTGCCAGCCCTTAAGATTGT AGACTTTGGCACAGAGTTCCTGACCTGTGACTGCCACCTTCGCTGGCTGCTGCCCTGGGCCCGGAATCACTCCCTGCAGCTGTCGGACCACACACTCTGTGCCTATCCCAGCGCCTTGCGTGCCCAGACCCTGGGCAGCCTCCAAGAGGCTCAGCTCCGCTGTG AGGGGGCCCTGGAGCTGCACACACACCACCTCATCCCATCCCTGCGCCAAGTGGTGTTCCAGGGTGACCGGCTGCCCTTCCAGTGTTCTGCCAGCTACTTGGGCAACGACACCCACATTCGCTGGTACCACAACCGGGCCCCTGTGGAGGGTGATGAGCAGGCAGGCATCCTCCTGGCTGAAAGCCTCATTCATGACTGCACCTTCATCACCAG CGAGCTGACCCTGTCTCACATCGGCGTGTGGGCCTCAGGCGAGTGGGAATGCTCCGTGTCCACGGTCCAGGGCAACACCAGCAAGAAGGTGGAGATTGTGGTGCTGGAGTCCTCGGCCTCCTACTGCCCTGCTGAGCGTGTTGCCAACAACCGTGGGGACTTCAG GTGGCCTCGAACTCTTGCTGGCATCACAGCCTACCAGTCCTGCCTACAGTATCCCTTTACCTCGGTGCCCCTGAGTGGGGGCGCTCCAGGCACCCGAGCCTCCCGCCGATGTGACCGAGCTGGCCGCTGGGAACCCGGGGACTACTCTCATTGTCTGTACACCAATGACATCACCCGGGTGCTCTATACCTTTGTGCTG atgcccatcaatgcCTCCAATGCGCTGACCCTGGCCCACCAGCTGCGAGTGTACACGGCTGAGGCTGCCAGCTTCTCGGACATGATGGATGTAGTCTATGTGGCTCAGATGATCCAGAAATTTTTGGGTTATGTCGACCAGATCAAAGAG ctggtggaggtgatggtggacaTGGCCAGTAACCTGATGCTGGTGGATGAACACCTGCTGTGGCTGGCCCAGCGCGAGGACAAGGCCTGCAGTGGCATCGTGGGTGCCCTGGAGCGCATCGGGGGTGCTGCCCTCAGCCCCCATGCCCAGCACATCTCTGTG AACTCAAGGAATGTGGCATTGGAGGCCTACCTCATCAAGCCACACAGCTATGTGGGCCTGACCTGCACAGCCTtccagaggagggaaggaggactgTCAGGTGGACGGCTGGGAGGCCCTGGCCAGAACGCCCTGCCCGAACCTGAGCCCCCAGCTGATCAGCAGCTCCGCTTCCGCTGCACCACCGGGAGGCCCAACATTTCTCTGTCATCCTTCCACATCAAG AACAGCGTGGCCCTGGCCTCCATCCAGCTGCCCCCTAGCCTGTTCTCATCCCTTCCGGCTGCCCTGGCTCCTCCAGTACCTCCAGACTGCACCCTGCAACTCCTCGTCTTCCGAAACGGCCGCCTCTTCCGCAGCCATGGCAACACCTCCCGCCCAGGAGCTGCTGGGCCTGGCAAGAGGCGTGGTGTGGCCACCCCAGTCATCTTTGCAGGAACCA GTGGCTGTGGCGTGGGAAACCTGACTGAGCCTGTGGCTGTTTCACTGCGGCACTGGGCTGAGGGGGCTGACCCCATGGCAGCTTGGTGGAgccaggaggggcctgggggaTGGAGCTCTGAGGGCTGTCGGCTCCGCTCCAGTCAGCCCAATGTCAGCTCCCTACACTGCCAGCACCTGGGCAACGTGGCTGTCCTCATG GAGCTGAGTGCTTTCCCCAGGGAGGCAGGGGGCTCTGGGGCTGGGTTGCATCCTGTCGTGTACCCGTGCACAGCcctgctgctgctctgcctctTCTCCACCATCATCACCTACATCCTCAACCACAG CTCTATTCATGTGTCCCGGAAGGGTTGGCACATGCTGCTGAACCTGTGTTTCCACATGGCCATGACCTCTGCTGTCTTTGCCGGGGGCATCACACTCACCAACTACCAGATGGTCTGCCAGGCG GTGGGCATCACTCTGCACTACTCTTCATTGTCCACACTGCTCTGGATGGGGGTGAAGGCCCGAGTCCTGCACAAGGAGCTCACCTGGAGGGCACCCCCTCCACAAGAAGGGGACCCTGCCCCGCCTGCTCCCCGCCCCATGCTCCG GTTCTACTTGATTGCTGGAGGCATTCCACTCATCATCTGTGGCATCACCGCTGCAGTCAACATCCACAACTACCGGGACCACGGTCCCTA CTGCTGGCTGGTGTGGCGTCCTAGCCTCGGAGCCTTCTACATCCCGGTAGCTTTGATTCTGCTGATCACCTGGATCTACTTCCTGTGTGCAGGGCTGCATTTGCGGGGTCCTCTGGCACAGAGCACAAAGGCAGGCAACAGCAGGATCTCCTTGGAGCCTGGAGAGGAGATGAGGGGTTCCACCCGACTCAGGAGCAGCGGTGCCCTTCTGAGTGACTCAGGCTCCCTTCTGGCTACTGGGAGCGCTGGAGTGGCGACTCCCGGGCCCCTGGAGGACGGTGACGTCCTCTATTCTCCGGGAGTCCAGCTGGGGGCGCTGATGACCACACATTTCCTGTACCTGGCTATGTGGGCCTGCGGGGCTCTGGCAGTGTCCCAGCGCTGGCTGCCCCGGGTAGTGTGCAGTTGTCTGTATGGGGTGGCGGCCTCTGCCCTGGGCCTCTTCGTCTTCACTCATCATTGTGCCAGGCGCAGGGACGTTAGGGCCTCCTGGCGTgcctgctgtcctcctgcctcgcCTTCGGCCTCCCACACCCCACCCCGAGCCCTGCCCGCCCCCCTAGAGGACGGTTCCCCTGTGCTGGGGGAGAGGCCCGCCTCCCTCAAATCCTCTCCCAGCGGCAGCAGCGGCCACATGCCACCACTGGGCCCCTGCAAGCTCACCAACCTACAGCTGGCCCAGAGTCAGGTGTGCGAGGCAGGGGTTGCAGCACGTGGGGAAGGGGAGCCAGAGCCCACGGGCTCCCGGGGGAGCCTTGTTGCCCGCCACCCCAACAACTTGCACCATGGGCGCCGAGTGCACAAGAGTCGGGCCAAGGGGCACCGCGCGGGGGAAGCTGGGGGCAAGAACCGGCTCAAGGCCCTGCGTACAGGAGCGGCCCCCGGGGCGCCAGAGCTGCTATCCAGCGAGAGCGGCAGCCTGCACAACAGCCCTTCCGACAGCTACCCAGGCAGCAGCCGCAACAGCCCGGGCGCCGGCCTCCCGCTGGAGGGCGAGCCCATGCTCACCCCATCCGAGGGCAGCGACACCAGCGTCGCACCACTCCCGGAGACCGGGCGGCCGGGTCAGCGCCGCAGCGCCAGCCGCGACAATCTCAAAGGCGGCGGCGCGctggagaaagaaagcaagcGCCGCTCGTACCCGCTCAACACAGCCAACCTGAACGGCGCCCCCAAGGGGGGCAAGTACGACGATGTCAACATGACAGGCGCAGAGGTGGCTGGGGGCGGTTGCATGAAGACAGGCCTCTGGAAGAGCGAAACCACCGTCTAG
- the Adgra2 gene encoding adhesion G protein-coupled receptor A2 isoform X3 gives MGARGRRMRGAPARLLLPLLPWLLLLAPETQGAPGCPVPIRSCKCSGERPKGLSGGTPNPARRRVVCGGGDLPEPPEPGLLPNGTVTLLLSNNKITGLRNGSFLGLYLLEKFELTLSHIGVWASGEWECSVSTVQGNTSKKVEIVVLESSASYCPAERVANNRGDFRWPRTLAGITAYQSCLQYPFTSVPLSGGAPGTRASRRCDRAGRWEPGDYSHCLYTNDITRVLYTFVLMPINASNALTLAHQLRVYTAEAASFSDMMDVVYVAQMIQKFLGYVDQIKELVEVMVDMASNLMLVDEHLLWLAQREDKACSGIVGALERIGGAALSPHAQHISVNSRNVALEAYLIKPHSYVGLTCTAFQRREGGLSGGRLGGPGQNALPEPEPPADQQLRFRCTTGRPNISLSSFHIKNSVALASIQLPPSLFSSLPAALAPPVPPDCTLQLLVFRNGRLFRSHGNTSRPGAAGPGKRRGVATPVIFAGTSGCGVGNLTEPVAVSLRHWAEGADPMAAWWSQEGPGGWSSEGCRLRSSQPNVSSLHCQHLGNVAVLMELSAFPREAGGSGAGLHPVVYPCTALLLLCLFSTIITYILNHSSIHVSRKGWHMLLNLCFHMAMTSAVFAGGITLTNYQMVCQAVGITLHYSSLSTLLWMGVKARVLHKELTWRAPPPQEGDPAPPAPRPMLRFYLIAGGIPLIICGITAAVNIHNYRDHGPYCWLVWRPSLGAFYIPVALILLITWIYFLCAGLHLRGPLAQSTKAGNSRISLEPGEEMRGSTRLRSSGALLSDSGSLLATGSAGVATPGPLEDGDVLYSPGVQLGALMTTHFLYLAMWACGALAVSQRWLPRVVCSCLYGVAASALGLFVFTHHCARRRDVRASWRACCPPASPSASHTPPRALPAPLEDGSPVLGERPASLKSSPSGSSGHMPPLGPCKLTNLQLAQSQVCEAGVAARGEGEPEPTGSRGSLVARHPNNLHHGRRVHKSRAKGHRAGEAGGKNRLKALRTGAAPGAPELLSSESGSLHNSPSDSYPGSSRNSPGAGLPLEGEPMLTPSEGSDTSVAPLPETGRPGQRRSASRDNLKGGGALEKESKRRSYPLNTANLNGAPKGGKYDDVNMTGAEVAGGGCMKTGLWKSETTV, from the exons CGAGCTGACCCTGTCTCACATCGGCGTGTGGGCCTCAGGCGAGTGGGAATGCTCCGTGTCCACGGTCCAGGGCAACACCAGCAAGAAGGTGGAGATTGTGGTGCTGGAGTCCTCGGCCTCCTACTGCCCTGCTGAGCGTGTTGCCAACAACCGTGGGGACTTCAG GTGGCCTCGAACTCTTGCTGGCATCACAGCCTACCAGTCCTGCCTACAGTATCCCTTTACCTCGGTGCCCCTGAGTGGGGGCGCTCCAGGCACCCGAGCCTCCCGCCGATGTGACCGAGCTGGCCGCTGGGAACCCGGGGACTACTCTCATTGTCTGTACACCAATGACATCACCCGGGTGCTCTATACCTTTGTGCTG atgcccatcaatgcCTCCAATGCGCTGACCCTGGCCCACCAGCTGCGAGTGTACACGGCTGAGGCTGCCAGCTTCTCGGACATGATGGATGTAGTCTATGTGGCTCAGATGATCCAGAAATTTTTGGGTTATGTCGACCAGATCAAAGAG ctggtggaggtgatggtggacaTGGCCAGTAACCTGATGCTGGTGGATGAACACCTGCTGTGGCTGGCCCAGCGCGAGGACAAGGCCTGCAGTGGCATCGTGGGTGCCCTGGAGCGCATCGGGGGTGCTGCCCTCAGCCCCCATGCCCAGCACATCTCTGTG AACTCAAGGAATGTGGCATTGGAGGCCTACCTCATCAAGCCACACAGCTATGTGGGCCTGACCTGCACAGCCTtccagaggagggaaggaggactgTCAGGTGGACGGCTGGGAGGCCCTGGCCAGAACGCCCTGCCCGAACCTGAGCCCCCAGCTGATCAGCAGCTCCGCTTCCGCTGCACCACCGGGAGGCCCAACATTTCTCTGTCATCCTTCCACATCAAG AACAGCGTGGCCCTGGCCTCCATCCAGCTGCCCCCTAGCCTGTTCTCATCCCTTCCGGCTGCCCTGGCTCCTCCAGTACCTCCAGACTGCACCCTGCAACTCCTCGTCTTCCGAAACGGCCGCCTCTTCCGCAGCCATGGCAACACCTCCCGCCCAGGAGCTGCTGGGCCTGGCAAGAGGCGTGGTGTGGCCACCCCAGTCATCTTTGCAGGAACCA GTGGCTGTGGCGTGGGAAACCTGACTGAGCCTGTGGCTGTTTCACTGCGGCACTGGGCTGAGGGGGCTGACCCCATGGCAGCTTGGTGGAgccaggaggggcctgggggaTGGAGCTCTGAGGGCTGTCGGCTCCGCTCCAGTCAGCCCAATGTCAGCTCCCTACACTGCCAGCACCTGGGCAACGTGGCTGTCCTCATG GAGCTGAGTGCTTTCCCCAGGGAGGCAGGGGGCTCTGGGGCTGGGTTGCATCCTGTCGTGTACCCGTGCACAGCcctgctgctgctctgcctctTCTCCACCATCATCACCTACATCCTCAACCACAG CTCTATTCATGTGTCCCGGAAGGGTTGGCACATGCTGCTGAACCTGTGTTTCCACATGGCCATGACCTCTGCTGTCTTTGCCGGGGGCATCACACTCACCAACTACCAGATGGTCTGCCAGGCG GTGGGCATCACTCTGCACTACTCTTCATTGTCCACACTGCTCTGGATGGGGGTGAAGGCCCGAGTCCTGCACAAGGAGCTCACCTGGAGGGCACCCCCTCCACAAGAAGGGGACCCTGCCCCGCCTGCTCCCCGCCCCATGCTCCG GTTCTACTTGATTGCTGGAGGCATTCCACTCATCATCTGTGGCATCACCGCTGCAGTCAACATCCACAACTACCGGGACCACGGTCCCTA CTGCTGGCTGGTGTGGCGTCCTAGCCTCGGAGCCTTCTACATCCCGGTAGCTTTGATTCTGCTGATCACCTGGATCTACTTCCTGTGTGCAGGGCTGCATTTGCGGGGTCCTCTGGCACAGAGCACAAAGGCAGGCAACAGCAGGATCTCCTTGGAGCCTGGAGAGGAGATGAGGGGTTCCACCCGACTCAGGAGCAGCGGTGCCCTTCTGAGTGACTCAGGCTCCCTTCTGGCTACTGGGAGCGCTGGAGTGGCGACTCCCGGGCCCCTGGAGGACGGTGACGTCCTCTATTCTCCGGGAGTCCAGCTGGGGGCGCTGATGACCACACATTTCCTGTACCTGGCTATGTGGGCCTGCGGGGCTCTGGCAGTGTCCCAGCGCTGGCTGCCCCGGGTAGTGTGCAGTTGTCTGTATGGGGTGGCGGCCTCTGCCCTGGGCCTCTTCGTCTTCACTCATCATTGTGCCAGGCGCAGGGACGTTAGGGCCTCCTGGCGTgcctgctgtcctcctgcctcgcCTTCGGCCTCCCACACCCCACCCCGAGCCCTGCCCGCCCCCCTAGAGGACGGTTCCCCTGTGCTGGGGGAGAGGCCCGCCTCCCTCAAATCCTCTCCCAGCGGCAGCAGCGGCCACATGCCACCACTGGGCCCCTGCAAGCTCACCAACCTACAGCTGGCCCAGAGTCAGGTGTGCGAGGCAGGGGTTGCAGCACGTGGGGAAGGGGAGCCAGAGCCCACGGGCTCCCGGGGGAGCCTTGTTGCCCGCCACCCCAACAACTTGCACCATGGGCGCCGAGTGCACAAGAGTCGGGCCAAGGGGCACCGCGCGGGGGAAGCTGGGGGCAAGAACCGGCTCAAGGCCCTGCGTACAGGAGCGGCCCCCGGGGCGCCAGAGCTGCTATCCAGCGAGAGCGGCAGCCTGCACAACAGCCCTTCCGACAGCTACCCAGGCAGCAGCCGCAACAGCCCGGGCGCCGGCCTCCCGCTGGAGGGCGAGCCCATGCTCACCCCATCCGAGGGCAGCGACACCAGCGTCGCACCACTCCCGGAGACCGGGCGGCCGGGTCAGCGCCGCAGCGCCAGCCGCGACAATCTCAAAGGCGGCGGCGCGctggagaaagaaagcaagcGCCGCTCGTACCCGCTCAACACAGCCAACCTGAACGGCGCCCCCAAGGGGGGCAAGTACGACGATGTCAACATGACAGGCGCAGAGGTGGCTGGGGGCGGTTGCATGAAGACAGGCCTCTGGAAGAGCGAAACCACCGTCTAG